One genomic segment of Thermodesulfobacterium sp. TA1 includes these proteins:
- a CDS encoding transposase gives MLKERRIYLEEQEDYANGFYTRDLLTKYGKVQDLKVPRVRNGGFRPAILSERRRAELDLTSTVITLYAVGVSTRKISQFLESIYGAYYSPQSISRLIKVTEDEVKELNCLFVEMR, from the coding sequence ATGCTTAAAGAAAGAAGGATTTATTTAGAAGAGCAAGAAGACTATGCAAATGGTTTTTATACAAGAGATTTACTTACAAAGTATGGGAAGGTCCAAGATTTAAAAGTGCCCCGGGTCAGGAATGGTGGTTTTCGTCCTGCTATACTTTCTGAAAGAAGGAGGGCTGAATTAGACCTTACATCTACTGTTATTACCCTTTATGCAGTGGGAGTAAGCACAAGAAAAATTTCTCAGTTTTTGGAAAGTATTTATGGCGCATACTATTCACCTCAAAGCATTTCCCGGTTAATAAAGGTGACTGAAGATGAAGTTAAAGAACTTAATTGTCTATTCGTCGAAATGAGGTAG
- a CDS encoding transposase, whose protein sequence is MGEERYLDFGYLGLKGRGLAKEIKRRIKVIEVFPDEGSVERLLYLILKELNERLNLRKLRGFNEIEFGNYHAFPGKIFTQ, encoded by the coding sequence ATGGGAGAAGAGAGATACTTGGATTTTGGATATTTGGGTCTGAAGGGAAGGGGGTTAGCGAAAGAGATAAAAAGGAGGATAAAGGTAATAGAAGTATTTCCGGATGAAGGCTCTGTTGAGAGGTTGTTATATTTAATCTTGAAAGAACTGAATGAGAGGTTAAACTTAAGGAAGTTAAGAGGGTTTAATGAAATTGAATTTGGGAACTACCATGCCTTTCCCGGAAAAATTTTTACACAATAA
- a CDS encoding methyl-accepting chemotaxis protein, translated as MEKQEKIKNKLWGLLIFSVVVLFLVNAGFLYLSWEVKSVIKEDRLKDFLDYRVIFLSLFSLTAVLVEVFWGWKIIDKLVKSANELKQVLATLHKGDFTVDITVYSKDELGVASQLLHEIILKRRKFFSQAKDISENLFKYSTNISKVSTELIENLKFLTERSTQMTISANQITESLANIVQNLSQIRDFSSETSESSKEGMLLSSQLSKDVESLKETFDRLGLVINELRNSSDQIGSIVMLIKDIAEQTNLLALNATIEAARAGEHGKGFAVVAEEVRKLADNTTKATEKIAEVIKEIQNKVISVEEVMRGSVEKLVQGTQKANQTERMLKEIFEKTQELKEKIDFIANSSEAISFNTETISKDLNEITERIKNLYKAQENTGLIAAQVLKESETLKEAVGLHKAKD; from the coding sequence ATGGAAAAACAGGAGAAAATAAAAAATAAACTCTGGGGTTTACTAATCTTTAGCGTTGTGGTGCTATTTTTGGTTAACGCTGGTTTCTTATATTTATCTTGGGAAGTAAAATCGGTTATAAAAGAAGATAGACTTAAAGATTTTTTAGACTATAGAGTTATTTTTTTATCTCTTTTCTCATTAACCGCTGTTTTAGTAGAGGTATTTTGGGGATGGAAAATTATAGATAAATTAGTAAAAAGTGCTAACGAACTAAAACAGGTATTGGCTACCCTACACAAAGGAGATTTTACCGTTGACATAACCGTTTACAGTAAAGACGAACTTGGGGTAGCTTCTCAGCTTCTACATGAAATTATTCTTAAGAGAAGAAAGTTTTTTTCTCAGGCTAAGGATATTTCAGAGAACCTTTTTAAATATTCGACAAATATTTCCAAGGTTTCAACCGAACTTATCGAAAATTTAAAGTTTCTTACCGAAAGATCTACTCAGATGACCATATCTGCTAATCAAATCACAGAGTCTTTAGCCAACATCGTTCAAAACCTATCTCAAATAAGAGACTTTAGCAGTGAAACCTCAGAAAGTTCAAAAGAGGGTATGCTACTTTCTTCACAACTATCCAAAGACGTAGAAAGTCTAAAAGAAACGTTTGACAGATTAGGTTTAGTGATTAACGAATTAAGAAATAGTTCAGACCAGATAGGTTCGATAGTTATGTTGATAAAAGATATTGCCGAACAAACCAACCTGTTAGCCCTTAATGCTACTATAGAAGCTGCTCGAGCAGGAGAACATGGAAAAGGATTTGCTGTGGTAGCTGAAGAGGTAAGAAAATTAGCGGATAATACTACCAAGGCTACAGAAAAAATCGCAGAAGTTATAAAAGAAATACAAAACAAGGTAATCTCTGTAGAAGAGGTGATGAGGGGTTCGGTAGAAAAATTAGTCCAGGGCACACAAAAAGCTAATCAAACCGAAAGGATGTTAAAAGAAATCTTTGAAAAAACGCAAGAACTAAAAGAAAAAATAGACTTTATTGCTAACTCAAGCGAGGCTATCTCGTTTAACACAGAAACCATCTCTAAGGATTTAAACGAAATAACAGAAAGAATAAAAAATCTCTATAAAGCTCAAGAAAATACCGGATTGATAGCCGCTCAAGTCCTAAAAGAAAGTGAAACTCTAAAAGAGGCGGTAGGATTACATAAGGCTAAAGATTAA
- a CDS encoding ubiquinone/menaquinone biosynthesis methyltransferase codes for MKVEKDFVKRKFDRIVRRYDLVNLIGSLGQDRLWRKKVASLLADAPHPWLDLCCGPFTLTLDLYHENRLAPVFALDFSFEMLFFGKNRIKDTLIYPICGDAEDLPFKNSSFGGISIAFGLRNLPNKEKALKEFFRVLKPGGRLVILEFSWPKNFFIQKFYNFYLSYYMPFLGGALTGDKEAYKYLASSIKSFPSPQKVKTLLLKAGFSEVNFIPLTFGIVTLYQAIK; via the coding sequence ATGAAGGTAGAAAAAGATTTTGTAAAACGTAAGTTTGATCGGATAGTCAGAAGATATGATTTAGTAAACCTAATAGGAAGCTTGGGGCAGGATAGACTATGGAGGAAAAAGGTTGCTTCTCTTTTAGCCGACGCCCCTCATCCTTGGCTTGACCTTTGTTGTGGACCTTTTACGTTAACCTTAGACCTCTACCATGAAAACCGATTAGCCCCAGTTTTTGCCCTTGATTTTAGCTTTGAGATGCTTTTTTTTGGTAAAAACCGGATAAAAGATACCCTTATCTATCCTATCTGTGGAGACGCAGAAGACTTGCCGTTTAAAAACAGCTCTTTTGGGGGAATTTCTATTGCCTTTGGTTTAAGAAACCTTCCTAACAAAGAAAAAGCTTTAAAAGAGTTTTTTAGGGTTTTAAAGCCAGGAGGAAGGCTGGTCATCCTTGAGTTTTCTTGGCCTAAAAATTTTTTTATTCAAAAGTTTTATAATTTTTACTTAAGTTATTATATGCCCTTTTTAGGTGGGGCTTTAACCGGAGACAAAGAGGCCTATAAATATTTAGCAAGTTCTATAAAATCTTTCCCTTCTCCTCAAAAGGTAAAAACCCTGCTTTTAAAAGCAGGGTTTTCAGAAGTAAATTTTATCCCTCTAACCTTTGGGATCGTAACGTTATATCAGGCGATAAAATAA
- a CDS encoding menaquinone biosynthetic enzyme MqnA/MqnD family protein, whose translation MDKLKIGIPLYINTLPLLFYLPKKNQGIELVLEVPKRLNQLLRQMTLCASLSSSVVYAKNPKEFLILPDLSISAVGEVKSVVLYHEESLSLLDGKPIGITPETESSFLLLRVLLEDFVGVKPKYIELTKNWKDLTEQEKKELKGYLAIGDEALILQNEENRYLITDLAELWLKYTNFPFVFALFIMKKEFMNLKREITSFCLNLYYARAKAFSNLKEVVDRSHLKLPKDFVHRYLTHLEYDFSGLKQRAYLYFCELLYKKKLIPALPELNFFSLGDRLI comes from the coding sequence ATGGATAAACTAAAAATAGGGATTCCTCTTTATATAAACACCTTACCTTTACTTTTTTACCTTCCTAAAAAGAACCAGGGAATAGAACTAGTATTAGAGGTACCAAAAAGACTTAACCAACTTCTTAGACAAATGACCCTTTGTGCTAGCCTAAGTTCAAGCGTAGTTTATGCAAAAAACCCTAAGGAATTTTTGATTTTACCAGACTTGTCTATCAGTGCGGTAGGAGAGGTAAAAAGCGTGGTGCTTTATCACGAAGAGTCGCTATCTTTGTTAGATGGTAAACCTATAGGTATAACCCCTGAAACCGAAAGTTCTTTTTTGCTTTTAAGGGTCTTGCTTGAAGATTTTGTTGGTGTCAAACCTAAATATATAGAGCTTACTAAAAACTGGAAGGATTTAACAGAACAAGAAAAAAAGGAATTAAAAGGTTATTTAGCCATAGGAGATGAAGCTTTAATCCTCCAAAATGAAGAAAATAGGTATCTGATAACCGATTTAGCCGAGCTTTGGTTAAAATATACTAACTTTCCTTTTGTTTTTGCTCTTTTTATCATGAAAAAAGAGTTCATGAACCTTAAGCGAGAGATTACCAGTTTTTGTTTAAACCTTTATTACGCCAGAGCCAAGGCTTTTTCAAACCTAAAAGAGGTGGTAGATCGAAGCCATCTAAAACTCCCCAAGGATTTTGTCCATCGGTATCTTACTCACTTAGAGTATGATTTTTCAGGGCTAAAACAAAGAGCCTATCTTTATTTTTGTGAGCTTTTATATAAGAAAAAATTAATACCTGCCCTTCCTGAACTTAACTTTTTTAGTTTAGGAGATAGGCTTATATAA